One window of the Elusimicrobium sp. An273 genome contains the following:
- the lpxD gene encoding UDP-3-O-(3-hydroxymyristoyl)glucosamine N-acyltransferase, whose translation MLNLPLSEVAKITGAEPGAKQDVTVRELCALEDAREGGICYLTSLEKTDLLKDLKASVLIVPQEAKGKELPFQGALLYAQNPEWAFILLMKYADAQKQKHTPGIHPTAVISPSAKLGADVCVGAYTVIEDGVTVGDGTVIFPQCYIGKNVTIGKNCYIYPQVVIREECVLKDYVILQAGAKIGSDGFGFTFHEGRHQKIPQIGNVVLGNDVEVQSNSCIDRAKISSTYIGDNTKIDNLVQVGHNVKVGMSTIMCAQVGVAGTTDIGNGVILAGQVGLAGHMKIGDRVQIGAQSGVISSIPAGQVYFGYPAMPQREAFKQQAMLRKLPELYKEFRAMKKQADEVQKLSFFGKLKKLLGL comes from the coding sequence ATGCTCAACCTACCCCTCAGTGAAGTAGCTAAAATTACCGGCGCCGAACCGGGCGCCAAGCAGGACGTAACCGTGCGCGAACTCTGCGCCTTGGAGGACGCCCGCGAAGGCGGCATTTGCTATTTAACTTCGCTGGAAAAAACCGATTTGTTAAAAGACTTAAAGGCTTCCGTCCTCATTGTGCCGCAGGAAGCCAAAGGCAAGGAGCTTCCGTTCCAAGGGGCCCTGCTCTACGCCCAAAACCCGGAATGGGCGTTTATCTTGCTGATGAAATATGCGGACGCCCAAAAACAAAAACATACGCCGGGCATCCACCCCACGGCCGTCATCAGCCCTTCGGCCAAGCTGGGGGCGGACGTTTGCGTAGGGGCCTACACCGTCATTGAAGACGGCGTTACCGTGGGCGACGGAACGGTCATCTTTCCGCAGTGCTATATCGGCAAAAACGTAACCATCGGCAAGAACTGCTATATTTATCCGCAGGTGGTCATCCGCGAGGAATGCGTACTGAAAGATTACGTCATTTTGCAGGCGGGGGCCAAAATCGGCTCGGACGGATTCGGATTTACCTTCCACGAAGGCCGGCACCAAAAAATTCCGCAAATTGGCAACGTGGTGCTGGGCAACGACGTGGAAGTACAGTCCAACTCGTGCATTGACCGCGCCAAAATTTCCAGCACGTATATCGGCGACAATACCAAGATAGATAACCTCGTCCAGGTGGGGCACAACGTAAAAGTGGGCATGAGCACCATTATGTGCGCCCAAGTGGGCGTAGCCGGCACGACGGACATCGGAAACGGCGTTATTTTGGCGGGGCAAGTGGGCCTTGCCGGCCATATGAAAATAGGCGACCGCGTGCAAATTGGTGCCCAGTCGGGGGTTATTTCGTCCATTCCGGCGGGGCAGGTGTACTTTGGCTACCCGGCCATGCCCCAGCGGGAAGCTTTTAAACAGCAGGCGATGCTTCGCAAACTGCCCGAGCTGTACAAAGAGTTCCGCGCGATGAAAAAACAAGCCGACGAAGTGCAAAAATTATCGTTTTTTGGAAAACTGAAAAAATTATTAGGATTGTAA
- the lpxC gene encoding UDP-3-O-acyl-N-acetylglucosamine deacetylase, whose amino-acid sequence MRKTLSSPAVVSGVGLHTGVPATMTFKPADNGITFLRTDIAGAKPIAAHVNSVSSTLRGTNLKNETAEVWTVEHALSALHALGITDAAVEMDGPEPPVTDGASDLYIEALQKAGLKELPAEQPLLNIKQKITYSSGNISYSAEPADKLTFTFLFLHKHPLVSRQEFTLEFTPENYIKEISRARTFGFEEELAFLKAHGLAKGGNLENAVIVGKDKFINELRYPDELVRHKILDLVGDLSLTGRKLPPLKITCACGGHKHNIIFAKILLANSEDK is encoded by the coding sequence ATGAGAAAAACGCTTTCTTCCCCAGCCGTGGTCAGCGGCGTAGGCCTGCATACGGGCGTACCCGCCACCATGACGTTTAAACCCGCCGACAACGGCATCACTTTTCTGCGTACGGATATCGCCGGCGCCAAACCGATTGCAGCGCACGTCAACAGCGTCAGCTCCACACTGCGCGGCACCAACCTCAAGAACGAAACGGCCGAAGTCTGGACGGTGGAACACGCCCTTTCTGCCCTGCACGCCCTGGGCATTACGGACGCAGCGGTGGAAATGGACGGCCCCGAACCGCCCGTAACCGACGGCGCCAGCGACCTCTATATAGAGGCCCTTCAAAAAGCCGGTCTGAAAGAACTGCCGGCCGAGCAGCCGCTTTTAAACATCAAACAAAAAATCACCTACTCCAGCGGCAACATTTCCTACAGCGCCGAACCCGCCGATAAGCTGACGTTTACGTTTTTGTTCCTGCATAAACATCCGCTCGTCAGCCGGCAGGAATTTACGCTGGAATTTACACCGGAAAACTATATCAAAGAAATTTCCCGCGCGCGTACGTTCGGGTTTGAAGAAGAACTGGCCTTTTTAAAGGCGCACGGCCTGGCCAAAGGCGGCAATTTGGAAAACGCCGTCATCGTAGGAAAGGATAAATTTATCAACGAACTGCGCTACCCGGATGAACTGGTGCGCCATAAAATTTTAGACTTGGTGGGCGACTTAAGCCTGACCGGGCGCAAACTGCCGCCGCTTAAAATTACCTGTGCCTGCGGCGGACACAAACACAATATCATTT